In a single window of the Scyliorhinus canicula chromosome 1, sScyCan1.1, whole genome shotgun sequence genome:
- the LOC119976101 gene encoding endonuclease domain-containing 1 protein-like — MEAAVDGRAQILLLLLLLQAGTLKAEVLRDFEQCSWFFQGNTPPQGFQAPNQVYICQTFENRHHFATLYSTELRSPVYSAYRYPCTLGQQQGRRPTPWFYEPQIEDSANIKEMTSCKLDFSELQAVDVDYHGTGYERGHLYPFILNRKESATSTCTLTNAVPEKHGANVRWYKEVEALTQKLAQTCHKSGRSVYFVTGASNPLAEKMKNRVSVPGTVWTALCCTFPQDQNNDPCLNDDVESEGEDIATYDKEFSTAFLKQMVPEAKAEHLTVRELEDRLGGGRIFASCGGTSQDDEAETFKEVDELVQKLAISVDEQDIVEENSPPTPAEQNPAVDGEDLATEQADTPPEPASEEVDEGVCQSTITSALAPLGRIITLVTNGVSALGRLIGTVVNLVRILAVTILRVPTGIIHDCAMCLAIMVKYLIVTVVTVPQDLLGIMGSIISDTFGAISWSARLIQSIVRIL; from the exons ATGGAGGCGGCAGTGGACGGCAGGGCGCagatcctgctcctcctcctgctgctgcaggcAGGCACGCTGAAGGCAGAGGTGCTCCGCGACTTTGAGCAATGCAGCTGGTTCTTCCAGGGCAACACCCCTCCGCAGGGCTTCCAGGCTCCCAACCAGGTGTACATCTGCCAGACGTTTGAGAACCGCCACCACTTCGCCACCCTGTACAGCACCGAGCTGCGGAGCCCCGTCTACTCTGCCTACCGGTACCCCTGCACCCTGGGCCAGCAGCAAGGTCGCAgacccactccctggttctacGAGCCACAG aTTGAGGATTCTGCTAATATAAAGGAGATGACAAGCTGCAAATTGGATTTCAGTGAGTTGCAGGCGGTTGATGTGGACTACCATGGTACGGGCTATGAGCGAGGCCACCTCTACCCATTCATACTAAATCGCAAGGAGAGCGCCACGAGTACCTGCACCCTCACCAACGCAGTGCCCGAGAAACACGGGGCCAATGTCAGGTGGTACAAGGAGGTGGAGGCGCTGACCCAGAAGTTGGCGCAGACATGCCACAAGTCCGGTCGATCAGTGTACTTTGTGACGGGTGCTAGCAACCCGTTGGCAGAGAAAATGAAAAACAGGGTCTCGGTGCCTGGAACCGTCTGGACCGCTCTTTGCTGCACCTTCCCCCAAGACCAGAATAACGACCCCTGCCTAAATGATGACGTGGAATCAGAGGGAGAGGACATAGCAACATACGATAAGGAATTTTCCACTGCATTCTTGAAACAAATGGTGCCTGAAGCAAAGGCAGAGCACCTGACAGTGAGAGAGTTGGAGGACAGACTGGGAGGGGGCAGGATCTTTGCCAGCTGTGGAGGAACGAGCCAAGATGATGAGGCGGAGACCTTCAAAGAGGTGGACGAGCTGGTACAAAAATTAGCCATTAGTGTGGACGAACAGGATATAGTGGAAGAgaattctccccccactcctgcAGAGCAAAACCCAGCAGTGGATGGCGAAGATCTGGCAACAGAGCAAGCTGACACACCACCAGAACCAGCCAGTGAAGAGGTCGATGAGGGTGTTTGCCAGTCCACCATCACCAGTGCCTTGGCCCCCCTGGGAAGAATAATCACCTTGGTCACCAATGGGGTATCAGCCCTTGGCCGACTCATTGGAACTGTTGTCAACCTTGTCCGAATTTTGGCGGTGACAATTTTAAGAGTTCCCACTGGGATTATCCATGACTGTGCCATGTGTCTGGCCATCATGGTCAAGTACCTAATTGTCACAGTGGTCACGGTTCCCCAAGACCTCTTGGGCATTATGGGCAGCATCATATCGGACACTTTTGGTGCCATCTCATGGTCTGCCAGGTTGATCCAGTCCATTGTCAGAATTCTGTAA